From Dasypus novemcinctus isolate mDasNov1 chromosome 19, mDasNov1.1.hap2, whole genome shotgun sequence, a single genomic window includes:
- the LOC101422638 gene encoding LOW QUALITY PROTEIN: cationic amino acid transporter 4-like (The sequence of the model RefSeq protein was modified relative to this genomic sequence to represent the inferred CDS: inserted 1 base in 1 codon; deleted 1 base in 1 codon; substituted 2 bases at 2 genomic stop codons) — protein sequence MAWRLPSAASLAHFCRKLNWLKPLEESTTETSPSRGLSTLDLTLRGVGGMVGVGLYVLTGTVAKELAGPAVVVSFAVAAVASLLAAPCYAEFGARVPCTGSAYLFTYVSVGELWAFLMGWNLLLQGLLRGATMARAWSGYLDAMFGHKIRYFTETHISTWQVPFLARYPDFLAPGVILLVSVFLSCGAHVSSWLKYTFTAISLXVIVFIVIQGFSLASLENWSAEEGGFAPLGFSGIMAGTAISFYAFVGFEVIANSSKEARNPRKAVPMAIAISLGLVTITYTLVSTVLTLMVPWHSLNPQLALADAFYQRGYSWASFIVTLGSFCALITVLLSKLFSLPRIVSAMAADGLFFEVLAHVHPRTKVPVVGTLVCGVLMALLALVLDFDALVQFISFGALLDYTFVAASTIRLRFQKTSPPRSLGPASPEPEANPSGPLQLVRDEHASGPEPGQLRPALRPYLGFLGECGHGTAVAWALGLLVASAITLSSMLIFGDSALHLPHWSYILLALLSGVTFLLSLAVLVAHQQELLQDTFQVPLVPLTPALSILLNICLMLKLSYRTWLCFFVWLLLGPTVYFGYGIWHSKENLREPQEQLASSHYVVLPSXSLEETVXAVQPPALEPDHTEQPIRP from the exons ATGGCCTGGCGACTGCCCAGTGCCGCCAGCCTGGCACACTTCTGCAGGAAGCTGAACTGGCTGAAGCCCCTGGAGGAGTCCACCACGGAGACATCACCGAGTCGCGGCCTGTCCACGCTGGACTTGACCCTTCGGGGAGTGGGTGGCATGGTGGGCGTGGGCCTCTATGTGCTCACGGGCACTGTGGCCAAAGAGTTGGCTGGCCCCGCTGTGGTCGTGTCCTTTGCTGTGGCCGCCGTGGCCTCCCTGCTGGCGGCCCCATGCTATGCAGAGTTTGGAGCCCGCGTGCCCTGTACAGGCTCTGCCTACCTCTTCACCTACGTGTCCGTGGGTGAGCTGTGGGCCTTCCTCATGGGCTGGAACTTACTTCTCCAGGGCCTTCTCAGAGGTGCCACCATGGCACGGGCCTGGAGTGGCTACCTGGATGCCATGTTTGGTCACAAAATTCGCTACTTCACTGAGACCCACATAAGCACCTGGCAGGTGCCCTTCCTGGCCCGGTACCCAGATTTCCTGGCCCCTGGTGTCATTCTTcttgtctctgtctttctctcctgtGGAGCCCACGTCTCCTCCTGGCTCAAGTACACCTTCACGGCCATCAGCCTCTGAGTCATTGTCTTTATTGTCATCCAGGGCTTCTCCCTGGCCAGCCTGGAAAACTGGAGTGCCGAGGAGGGCGGCTTTGCACCCTTGGGTTTCTCAGGCATCATGGCTGGCACCGCCATCTCCTTCTACGCCTTTGTGGGCTTTGAAGTCATCGCCAACTCTAGCAAGGAGGCCCGGAACCCACGGAAGGCCGTGCCCATGGCCATCGCCATCTCTCTTGGCCTGGTGACCATTACCTACACCCTGGTCTCCACCGTGCTTACCCTCATGGTTCCCTGGCACAGCCTCAACCCACAATTGGCGCTCGCCGATGCCTTCTACCAGCGGGGCTACAGCTGGGCCAGCTTCATCGTGACACTGGGCTCTTTCTGTG CCCTGATCACAGTCCTGCTCAGCAAGCTCTTCTCCCTGCCACGCATCGTCTCTGCCATGGCAGCTGACGGGCTCTTCTTCGAGGTGCTTGCCCATGTGCACCCCCGGACCAAGGTCCCCGTGGTGGGTACCCTGGTGTGTGGGGTCCTCATGGCCCTCCTGGCGCTGGTACTGGACTTCGATGCACTGGTGCAGTTCATCTCCTTCGGGGCGCTGCTTGACTACACCTTCGTGGCCGCCAGCACCATAAGGCTGCGCTTCCAGAAGACCTCTCCACCCAGGTCCCTGGGCCCAGCCAGCCCCGAGCCTGAGGCCAACCCCTCAGGGCCCCTCCAGCTGGTGAGGGATGAGCATGCCTCAGGTCCCGAGCCCGGGCAGTTGCGGCCAGCCCTGAGGCCCTACCTGGGCTTCCTGGGTGAGTGCGGCCACGGAACCGCCGTGGCTTGGGCGCTCGGCCTCCTGGTGGCCTCTGCCATCACCCTGAGCAGCATGCTCATCTTTGGGGACTCGGCCCTGCACCTCCCGCACTGGAGCTACATCCTGCTGGCCCTGCTCAGCGGGGTCACCTTTCTGCTCAGTCTCGCTGTCCTGGTGGCCCACCAGCAGGAGCTCCTACAGGATACCTTCCAG GTGCCCCTGGTGCCCCTGACACCAGCTTTGAGTATCCTCCTCAACATCTGCCTCATGCTGAAGCTAAGCTACCGGACCTGGCTGTGCTTTTTCGTCTGGCTGCTGCTTG GACCCACCGTGTATTTCGGCTACGGCATCTGGCACAGCAAGGAGAACCTGCGGGAGCCACAGGAGCAG CTAGCGAGCTCACACTATGTGGTGTTGCCCA GCAGCCTGGAGGAGACTGTGTAGGCTGTGCAGCCACCTGCCCTGGAGCCTGACCACACGGAGCAGCCCATCAGGCCATGA